A stretch of DNA from Gammaproteobacteria bacterium:
GGATTACCTGTTGAAGCTCGATCCGCCGCCTGACTTCATCATACCGGGGCACGGGGTGGCATCCACGGATATCCGCGAGGCGATCACCGAAACCCAGGAGTACATCGACTACGTACGCGATGCCATGCGCAAGGCAGTGGCCGATTTCACCTCGTTCGATCAGGCCTATGCGGAAACCGACTGGTCAAAATACCGGGATCTGCCGGCGTTCGATGCCAGCAACCGTGGTAATGCCTACCGTATCTATCTGGAAATGGAGGCCGAGCAGTTTCACTAGGCCTGACCGTCCACTTTGAAGCGGCCCCGACAGTACCAACAAGCACCAGCTATAGGTTATGACCAAGCGTGACTCGACGATTGTCGGTGGAGGCGCCGGTGGGTTGGTGGTGGCCAGTGTGGCCATGCAGCCGGGTCTGAAGGTCACGCTGATCGAAAAGAAAAATAAACTGGGTGGTGATTGCCTTCCTCATGGCGGCGTACCTTGCCGCCACGTCTTGTGGCACTACGCATCCGCCCGGCGTGCAGTCATCAGAAAAACGGGATAGTCCCGTGTGCCGGACTCGTGTTCCTTGGTAATACTGAACAGGGTTTGAAACTGAATGTCGACAAACCCTGCCTGTGCGGCGTGCCGGCTCAGCTCGGCATGGTCGAAGCCGTGGTGTACATCGACCTCCGGGCCGTGAAATGACCCATCTTCGTTGTCCAGGTCGACAATGCACAGGTAACCAACCGGATCGAGCAGGTCGTGAAAGACGCGCAGGATATGGCCGGTGTCGGGGACATGGTGCAGCGTCATCGAAGTGACGATCAGGTCGAAGCGTTGTGCCGGTGGTGGATCGGTCAGCAGGTCCAGCTTCATCGGTGTCATATTCGTCACACCTTGTGCAGCGATTTTCCTGGCCACCACATCGAGCATGCCGCTCGAGCTGTCCGCCAGCACCATCGCGCCGAGTTCGTCCTTGAGCGGAAACGAAAGCAGGCCGGTGCCGCAGCCGTAATCGAGCGTGCGCATGTCCCGACGCAAGGGCACGGTCTGGCGGATGGCCTGCGCAATCTTCAGACCGCGTTCCCGGAAGATGGGGTTGTCGTCCCATTGCTGGGCGATGTCATCGAAGTGGGCGGCGTCGAGTTTTACAGAGTCGTCGGTCGTCATGGCGGATATCCAGTAATCAGTTCAAAGACATTCAGGTCGTCGGCCGGTCGCCCGGGGCCGTGTTCATCGCCACGATCCGGGACAAGCCCGACAGGCTCCTAGAGCCGGGCCTTGATCCGGTCCGCCACCCGAAAGGCGTTGGCATAGATCGTCCAGGTATACGGCACACTGCCGCCGGTGGGCATGAAGCTGCCATCGGTGACATAGAGGTTGTCGACATCATGGGCCCGGCAGTCCGCGTCCAGGACGGATGTGGTGGGGTCGGTGCCGAAGCGGCAACCGCCAGCCACCAGGTTCTGTGGCGGAGAACCGCTGATACTGGAACGGATGTTCTGCGCGCCCAGCGCCGCCAGCACCGGCTGGACCCGTGCATTGATATAGCGACCCACTTTCAGATCATGCTCGTGGTAACCGATGCGCACCTTGGCCACCGGCGTCCCCCACTTGTCGGTCACTCGGCCGTCGAGCGTGACGAAACAATCATCGGTCGGCAGCCAGTCACAGAAAATCTCGTAGCGCAGGTACTGCGCCTCGGTGAACACCGCTTTCAGCCGCTGCTGCAGGCGGTGGCCCCACACCAGCTGACCATCAGCGTCCCACTTTTCCGCCAGCGCCCTGCCGATGGGGTTGGGATGGCTTAACAGAAAGTCGACCGTACCGCCCTTGGCGCGGCCGCCGAAGGCCTGGTCATCGATGGTATACCAGTCCTGCAGGCCGCGGTTCACGAAGGGGCCGCGCGTTTTCAATGCCGCCGCGACCGTATCGTCCACATCGGCATAGACCAGATCACCCGTGCCGGAACCACCGGCCGAGAACAACAGATTACGGCCGACCTGCCCGTGGCGGTTCGCCAGACCATGCGGATGTCTCAGCCCGACAGAACTCAGCAGCAGCCGGCTGGTTTCGATCGCCTGACAGGCGACGACGAAAATCTTTGCCGTCACCTGCTGCGGCTTGTCATCGGCGTCGAAATACTCCGCGGCAACCACCTTGCCGGTGGCATCGCTGCTGAGCTTGTAGACCTTGGCGTGCGGCTGGATCTGACAATTTCCCGTCCGTAGCGCACGCGCCAGCAGCGCTGCACGGGAACTGCCCTTGGCGCCCGACGAGCAGCCATAGCTGCCGCAATACCCGGAATATTCGCAACTGCGGCGCTCATCCCGGGGCTGGGTCAGAATCGCGCGCGGTGTCGGTAGCGGGTGCAGACCGAGCGTCTTGCAGGCTGCATCGATGTGGCTGGACACCGGGTGCTCCTGTGTGGGCGGGTACGGGAACCCGGCCGTGGAACGCCGCTCGGCGAAGGGATGATCGACCACCCGTCCGGAGACCCCGACCTGCGTTTCCACCTGCGTGTAATATGGCTCCAGGTCGTCGTAACTGATCGGCCAGTCAACGACGTTCGCGCCTGCGATCGGCCCGAACTCCGAGCGCAGACGAAAGTCCTCGGGCTTGAGCCGGTAGAAGAACCCGCTCATGAAGTTCGACGAGCCACCGACGCAGTTACCGTTCCAGAAATCCCAACCCGAGACGGAGGTCGCTTCACCGACCCAGTCGCCGTAGCCATCGAGATCCTCGATCACGTGCTGCTCATCGGCGAGCTTCGGTGTGTACACGCTGCGCTGACAACAGGCCAGGTCATCCTTGAAGAAATCCTGCTCCGTCAGCCACGGGCCTTTCTCCAACACCAGCACCGAGTGACCCGCGGCAGCCAGCGTCCAGGCCACCGGGCCACCCCCCGCGCCGC
This window harbors:
- a CDS encoding GMC family oxidoreductase, which gives rise to MAKDFDVCVIGSGAGGGPVAWTLAAAGHSVLVLEKGPWLTEQDFFKDDLACCQRSVYTPKLADEQHVIEDLDGYGDWVGEATSVSGWDFWNGNCVGGSSNFMSGFFYRLKPEDFRLRSEFGPIAGANVVDWPISYDDLEPYYTQVETQVGVSGRVVDHPFAERRSTAGFPYPPTQEHPVSSHIDAACKTLGLHPLPTPRAILTQPRDERRSCEYSGYCGSYGCSSGAKGSSRAALLARALRTGNCQIQPHAKVYKLSSDATGKVVAAEYFDADDKPQQVTAKIFVVACQAIETSRLLLSSVGLRHPHGLANRHGQVGRNLLFSAGGSGTGDLVYADVDDTVAAALKTRGPFVNRGLQDWYTIDDQAFGGRAKGGTVDFLLSHPNPIGRALAEKWDADGQLVWGHRLQQRLKAVFTEAQYLRYEIFCDWLPTDDCFVTLDGRVTDKWGTPVAKVRIGYHEHDLKVGRYINARVQPVLAALGAQNIRSSISGSPPQNLVAGGCRFGTDPTTSVLDADCRAHDVDNLYVTDGSFMPTGGSVPYTWTIYANAFRVADRIKARL
- a CDS encoding NAD(P)-binding protein encodes the protein MTKRDSTIVGGGAGGLVVASVAMQPGLKVTLIEKKNKLGGDCLPHGGVPCRHVLWHYASARRAVIRKTG
- a CDS encoding class I SAM-dependent methyltransferase, with translation MTTDDSVKLDAAHFDDIAQQWDDNPIFRERGLKIAQAIRQTVPLRRDMRTLDYGCGTGLLSFPLKDELGAMVLADSSSGMLDVVARKIAAQGVTNMTPMKLDLLTDPPPAQRFDLIVTSMTLHHVPDTGHILRVFHDLLDPVGYLCIVDLDNEDGSFHGPEVDVHHGFDHAELSRHAAQAGFVDIQFQTLFSITKEHESGTRDYPVFLMTARRADA